A single window of Vigna radiata var. radiata cultivar VC1973A chromosome 4, Vradiata_ver6, whole genome shotgun sequence DNA harbors:
- the LOC106758807 gene encoding uncharacterized protein LOC106758807: MYQKATWLPYPAHTAPATVTTMAEEPETNPPPPDPPIPSAPEVEAETAPPAAATASQPSIEIAAPPALAPKRQRRPSVRLGEIGDQRAALHGHDSHTRRPSMPPWSWRTPKESSRTSKARSVTNIANGGEEFGSTNNRRGKAKRGGPTAKRLRSNWTPRATMDENGEEEGFRDFEHELEQDQSPVHSVEDNGVDYWHVDRSEDPRVRVSDNDGVESESRERRKSDGVRSWLFELGLSRYAPMFEIHEVDDELLPMLTLEDLKDMGINAVGSRRKMYNAIQKLRKCFP, from the coding sequence ATGTACCAGAAAGCTACCTGGCTCCCTTATCCTGCGCACACCGCCCCTGCCACTGTAACCACAATGGCCGAAGAGCCCGAAACTAACCCACCACCGCCGGACCCTCCAATTCCCTCTGCACCGGAGGTTGAGGCGGAGACGGCTCCTCCGGCTGCAGCAACTGCATCGCAGCCGAGCATCGAGATCGCCGCCCCTCCGGCGTTAGCTCCGAAGCGGCAACGCCGTCCGAGCGTCCGTCTAGGAGAGATCGGCGACCAGCGCGCCGCCTTACATGGCCACGACTCACATACGCGCCGCCCGAGCATGCCGCCATGGAGCTGGCGGACTCCGAAGGAATCTTCAAGAACTTCGAAGGCGCGCTCCGTCACGAACATCGCGAACGGCGGCGAAGAGTTCGGAAGCACCAACAACCGTAGGGGAAAGGCGAAGCGAGGAGGACCAACAGCGAAGCGGTTGAGATCAAACTGGACTCCGCGAGCAACGATGGATGAAAACGGTGAGGAAGAAGGTTTTAGGGATTTCGAACATGAACTTGAACAGGATCAGAGTCCGGTGCACTCGGTGGAAGATAACGGTGTGGATTATTGGCACGTGGATCGGAGCGAGGATCCTAGAGTTAGGGTTTCGGATAACGACGGCGTTGAATCGGAATCGCGGGAACGGAGGAAGAGCGACGGAGTTAGGTCTTGGCTTTTCGAGTTAGGTCTGAGTAGGTATGCGCCTATGTTTGAGATCCATGAGGTCGATGATGAGTTGCTTCCTATGTTGACATTGGAGGATCTCAAAGATATGGGGATCAACGCTGTCGGGTCCAGAAGGAAAATGTACAATGCAATCCAGAAGCTGAGGAAGTGCTTTCCGTGA
- the LOC106759261 gene encoding RNA polymerase II C-terminal domain phosphatase-like 3: MVFGSLLDCQKLGKLEKMGKEVEDVEEGEISDTASVEEISEADFNKQDVKVNNNNKPNGSDARVWAVHDLYSKYPTICRGYASGLYNLAWAQAVQNKPLNDIFVMELDSDANANGNNNSNRQSSVSVNPKEVVVVDMDKEEGELEEGEIDADADPETEAESVVADSVVSETVSDSEQFGEKKGVSDSEQLGVRDVLEGVTVANVAESFVQTSSRLLNALSEVLSRPADSEKDDLIRLSFNAIEVVYSVFRSMDSSDKERNKDSILRLLSSVKDQEQAQLLSPKHIKEIQGMMTAIDSVGALGSSEPIYMKTESQTPEIKSQENSALEVQTHAINIQENQAVEATALISSVKPLHSDIIGGSRALKLGQNSIKGRGILLPLLDLHKDHDADSLPSPTREAPSCFPVNKLLSVGEAMVKSGSAAKMQPGKMEVDSEGSTKFHLYETDALKAVSTYQQKFGRSSLFTNDKLPSPTPSGDCDDMVVDTNEEVSSASTGGFLTTTKPTLIDQPPVSATSMDNSRLLGLINTRVDAAGPGSFPVKSSAKSRDPRRRLINPEANAVDNHSIVINNMPKVEYAGSTISRKQKAVEEPFDVTVSKRLKSSLENIEHNSSQVRTIAGTGGWLEDNTGPGTQLIEKNNLMDKFAPEPKKTLNTVSSSCSGSVGFNATSIRNEQVPITSSNIASSLPAVLKDIVVNPTMLLGLIFEQQNRLRNAVNKSSESATNILNPTSSNSAAGADSTVSIGSSMATGLQTSVGILPVSSQSTSTAQSLQDDYSGKIRMKPRDPRRILHTNNSVQKSGNIVSPVSNSQVTGDNVNAQKLEGRVDTKLVPPQSGAAPDITRQFTKNLKNIADIMSVSQESSTHSTAAQSFSSASVPLNIDRGEQKSVVSNSQNLQAGTVGSAHEICAPGTSRSQSTWGDVEHLFEGYDEQQKAAIQRERARRIEEQNKMFAARKLCLVLDLDHTLLNSAKFVEVDPVHDEILRKKEEQDREKPHRHLFRFPHMGMWTKLRPGIWNFLEKASKLYELHLYTMGNKLYATEMAKVLDPKGVLFAGRVISRGDDTDSVDGEERAPKSKDLEGVLGMESAVVIIDDSVRVWPHNKLNLIVVERYTYFPCSRRQFGLPGPSLLEIDHDERPEAGTLASSLAVIERIHQNFFASQSLEEVDVRNILASEQRKILAGCRIVFSRVFPVGEANPHLHPLWQTAEQFGAVCTNQIDEQVTHVVANSLGTDKVNWALSTGRFVVHPGWVEASALLYRRANEQDFAIKP; encoded by the exons ATGGTTTTCGGATCGTTGTTGGATTGTCAGAAATTAGGAAAATTGGAGAAGATGGGTAAGGAGGTCGAGGATGTGGAAGAGGGCGAGATTTCGGATACTGCTTCGGTGGAAGAGATTTCAGAAGCGGATTTCAATAAGCAGGATGTTAAGGTGAATAATAACAATAAGCCCAATGGAAGTGATGCTAGGGTTTGGGCTGTTCATGATCTTTACTCAAAGTACCCTACTATTTGCCGGGGATATGCTTCGGGTTTGTATAACCTTGCTTGGGCACAAGCCGTGCAGAACAAGCCtttgaatgatatttttgtGATGGAACTGGACTCTGACGCCAATGCTAATGGTAACAACAACTCCAATCGACAGTCTTCTGTTTCTGTGAATCCTAAGGAGGTGGTTGTTGTGGATATGGACAAAGAGGAAGGGGAGTTGGAGGAGGGTGAGATTGATGCCGATGCTGACCCTGAAACAGAGGCAGAGAGTGTTGTGGCTGATTCTGTTGTTTCAGAGACTGTTTCTGATTCTGAGCAGTTTGGTGAAAAAAAGGGCGTTTCTGATTCTGAGCAGCTTGGTGTGAGGGACGTTCTTGAGGGTGTTACAGTTGCTAATGTGGCGGA GTCATTTGTTCAAACTTCCAGCAGGCTGCTCAATGCCCTTTCTGAGGTGCTCTCTAGACCTGCTGATTCTGAGAAGGATGATCTCATTCGATTGTCATTTAATGCAATTGAAGTGGTTTATTCT gTATTTCGCTCCATGGACTCTTCGGATAAGGAACGGAACAAGGATAGCATTTTAAG GTTGCTTTCTTCTGTGAAGGATCAAGAACAGGCTCAATTATTATCTCCAAAGCATATAAAAGAG ATCCAGGGCATGATGACTGCAATTGATTCTGTTGGTGCTTTAGGAAGTAGCGAGCCTATTTACATGAAGACAGAATCTCAGACCCCTGAGATAAAGTCTCAGGAAAATTCAGCTTTAGAAGTGCAGACCCATGCTATAAATATTCAAGAAAATCAAGCAGTAGAAGCAACTGCATTGATTTCTTCTGTTAAGCCTTTGCATAGTGACATAATTGGGGGATCACGGGCTTTAAAACTTGGACAAAATAGTATTAAAGGTAGAGGGATTCTGCTCCCTCTGCTAGACCTTCACAAAGATCATGATGCAGACAGTTTACCATCACCAACCCGAGAGGCACCTTCCTGCTTCCCTGTGAATAAATTACTTTCTGTTGGAGAGGCCATGGTTAAATCTGGTTCAGCAGCTAAGATGCAGCCTGGGAAGATGGAAGTTGACAGTGAAGGTTCTACTAAATTTCATCTGTATGAAACTGATGCTTTGAAAGCTGTTTCCACATATCAACAGAAGTTTGGTCGAAGTTCCCTTTTTACAAATGATAAACTACCAAGTCCAACTCCTTCGGGTGACTGCGATGATATGGTTGTTGATACAAACGAGGAGGTCTCTAGTGCATCTACCGGTGGTTTTTTAACAACCACTAAGCCAACCCTCATAGATCAGCCACCTGTTTCTGCTACTTCCATGGATAACTCCAGACTGCTTGGATTGATTAATACTAGAGTTGATGCAGCAGGTCCGGGGTCTTTCCCTGTGAAAAGCTCGGCAAAAAGTAGAGATCCTAGGCGTCGACTTATTAATCCTGAAGCAAATGCTGTGGATAACCATTCCATTGTGATAAATAATATGCCTAAAGTGGAATATGCTGGATCAacaatctcaaggaaacaaaaggCTGTTGAGGAGCCTTTTGATGTAACTGTATCAAAAAGACTAAAAAGTTCATTGGAAAATATTGAGCATAATTCGAGTCAAGTAAGAACTATAGCTGGAACTGGAGGTTGGTTGGAAGATAATACTGGGCCTGGAACTCAGTTGATAGAGAAGAATAATTTAATGGACAAATTTGCACCTGAACCCAAAAAGACATTGAATACAGTCAGTAGCTCTTGTTCTGGTTCTGTTGGTTTCAATGCAACAAGCATTAGAAATGAACAGGTACCAATTACAAGTAGCAACATAGCATCTTCCTTACCTGCTGTATTGAAAGATATAGTTGTAAATCCAACCATGTTGCTAGGCTTAATTTTCGAGCAGCAAAACAGATTAAGAAATGCCGTGAATAAATCTTCTGAGTCTGCTACAAATATTCTGAATCCAACAAGCTCAAATTCGGCAGCGGGAGCAGACTCCACTGTGAGTATTGGTTCATCAATGGCTACTGGTCTTCAAACTTCTGTTGGAATTCTTCCAGTTTCATCACAATCAACTTCTACG GCACAAAGCCTACAAGATGATTATTCAGGAAAGATTCGCATGAAGCCCCGTGATCCAAGGCGCATTCTCCACACTAATAACTCTGTTCAAAAGAGTGGGAACATAGTATCCCCTGTGTCTAACAGCCAGGTAACTGGGGACAATGTCAATGCCCAGAAGCTGGAGGGCAGGGTGGACACTAAATTAGTACCTCCACAATCAGGTGCAGCACCTGATATTACTCGGCAATTCACCAAGAATCTGAAAAACATTGCTGATATTATGTCTGTTTCCCAAGAATCATCTACGCACTCAACTGCAGCtcaaagtttttcttctgcatcTGTCCCCCTTAATATAGATAGAGGGGAGCAGAAATCTGTTGTGTCAAACTCTCAGAACTTGCAAGCTGGCACAGTAGGATCAGCTCATGAAATATGTGCTCCAGGTACCTCTCGATCCCAGAGTACATGGGGAGATGTTGAACATCTTTTTGAAGGTTATGATGAACAGCAGAAGGCTGCTATTCAGAGGGAGAGGGCAAGGAGGATCGAAGAACAGAATAAAATGTTTGCCGCTAGGAAATTGTGTCTTGTATTGGACCTAGACCATACTCTACTTAATTCTGCCAAG TTTGTGGAAGTTGATCCTGTGCATGAcgaaatattgagaaaaaaagaagaacagGACCGTGAGAAGCCTCACAGACATCTTTTTCGCTTTCCTCATATGGGAATGTGGACTAAACTCAGACCAGGAATCTGGAACTTCTTGGAGAAG GCTAGTAAGCTCTATGAGCTACATCTTTACACTATGGGAAACAAACTATATGCAACAGAAATGGCAAAGGTACTTGATCCAAAGGGAGTTCTGTTTGCTGGAAGAGTTATTTCTAGAGGTGATGATACTGATTCAGTTGATGGTGAGGAGAGGGCTCCCAAAAGCAAAGATTTGGAAGGCGTTTTGGGAATGGAATCAGCAGTTGTAATCATAGATGATTCTGTGAGGGTCTGGCCCCATAACAAACTGAACTTGATAGTGGTGGAAAG GTATACGTACTTCCCCTGTAGTAGACGCCAGTTTGGATTGCCTGGTCCTTCCCTTCTTGAGATTGATCACGATGAGAGACCTGAAGCTGGAACTCTGGCTTCCTCTTTGGCA GTTATTGAGAGAATACATCAAAACTTTTTTGCTTCTCAATCCTTAGAAGAAGTTGATGTCAGAAATATATTAGCGTCAGAGCAGAGAAAAATCTTAGCTGGCTGTCGTATAGTATTTAGTAGGGTGTTTCCTGTTGGTGAAGCAAATCCTCACCTTCACCCATTGTGGCAGACAGCTGAACAGTTTGGTGCTGTATGCACCAACCAGATTGATGAACAAGTTACTCATGTAGTTGCGAATTCCCTGGGGACTGATAAG GTGAATTGGGCTCTTTCCACTGGAAGATTTGTTGTCCATCCTGGCTG GGTGGAAGCATCGGCATTGCTATATAGGAGGGCGAATGAGCAAGATTTTGCCATTAAACCATAA